One segment of Anopheles stephensi strain Indian chromosome 3, UCI_ANSTEP_V1.0, whole genome shotgun sequence DNA contains the following:
- the LOC118513706 gene encoding carotenoid isomerooxygenase isoform X2 yields the protein MYPNCDVNVWLRSCEQEIVEPIEGKVQGTVPEWLNGSLLRNGPGSLKVGDMMFNHLFDSSALLHRFNIDSGKITYQCRFLKSDAYKKNTAARRIVVTEFGTSAVPDPCQTIFQKIAAVFNKPGVNNSDNAMISIYPFGDEFFAFTESPIIHRIDPETLDTEAKLNVSDYVGIVNHTSHPHVMSDGTVYNLGCSITKTGPAYTIICFPQGPGMFENARIVASVPARWKFHPGYMHTFGITENFFVIVEQPLSVSVPTMVVSQIRNRPMAAALKWFESQQTYIYLLDRDTGELRHTYHTEPFFYLHIINQYEREGHVVLDICCYKDPAMLNCMYVDTMRNMQNNPDYAKMFRGRPLRFVLPLHYGTKPKSKLHRGASTDPASSWADMWQNLSSFTTGDTLHTKDAGLVLQNLVQIEDSKATAYVMPNRTIFCKPELLCDLGCETPRIYYERHLGRPYRYFYAISSDVDASNPGTLIKVDVVTKSKLTWCEENVYPSEPIFVPAPDPLSEDDGVVLAAMVWGREEQNRAGLLVLDAKTFTELGRCEFVTPGPVPKCLHGWFQPSGK from the exons ATGTACCCGAACTGTGATGTGAACGTGTGGTTGCGATCCTGCGAGCAGGAGATCGTTGAGCCGATTGAGGGTAAGGTGCAGGGTACGGTACCGGAATGGTTGAACGGGAGTCTGTTGCGGAACGGGCCCGGCAGCTTGAAGGTGGGCGACATGATGTTCAACCATCTGTTTGACAGCTCGGCACTGCTGCACAG GTTCAACATCGACAGTGGGAAGATCACGTACCAGTGCCGGTTCTTGAAGTCGGACGCGTACAAGAAGAACACCGCGGCAAGGCGTATCGTGGTGACTGAGTTTGGGACGAGCGCCGTGCCGGACCCGTGTCAAACCATCTTCCAAAA AATTGCGGCCGTCTTCAACAAACCCGGTGTGAACAATTCGGACAATGCGATGATCTCGATCTATCCGTTCGGGGATGAGTTTTTCGCGTTCACCGAAAGCCCGATCATCCACCGGATCGATCCGGAAACGCTCGATACCGAGGCGAAGCTGAACGTGTCCGACTATGTCGGGATCGTGAACCACACGTCCCATCCGCACGTCATGTCCGACGGTACGGTGTACAATCTCGGCTGCTCGATCACCAAAACGGGACCGGCGTACACGATCATCTGCTTCCCGCAAGGGCCGGGCATGTTTGAGAACGCGCGCATCGTTGCATCCGTACCGGCGCGCTGGAAGTTCCACCCGGGCTACATGCACACGTTCGGCATTACGGAAAACTTTTTCGTGATCGTCGAGCAACCGCTCAGCGTGTCCGTGCCGACGATGGTCGTGAGCCAGATACGGAACCGTCCGATGGCGGCCGCCCTCAAGTGGTTCGAAAGCCAGCAGACGTACATCTACCTGCTCGACCGCGATACGGGCGAGCTGCGCCACACGTACCACACGGAACCGTTCTTCTATCTGCACATCATCAACCAGTACGAGCGCGAGGGCCACGTCGTGCTGGACATCTGCTGCTACAAGGATCCGGCCATGCTGAACTGCATGTACGTCGACACGATGCGCAACATGCAGAACAATCCGGACTATGCGAAGATGTTCCGCGGGCGTCCGTTACGGTTTGTGCTGCCGCTGCACTACGGCACCAAGCCGAAGTCGAAGCTGCACAGAGGTGCGTCCACCGATCCTGCCTCATCGTGGGCGGATATGTGGCAGAATCTTAGCTCCTTCACCACGGGTGACACCCTTCACACGAAGGACGCCGGTTTGGTGCTTCAGAATCTGGTCCAGATTGAGGACTCGAAGGCAACGGCGTACGTGATGCCGAATCGTACCATCTTCTGCAAACCGGAACTGTTGTGTGATTTGGGTTGCGAAACACCGCGCATCTACTACGAGCGGCATCTCGGCCGCCCGTACCGGTACTTCTACGCGATCAGCTCCGATGTGGATGCGAGCAATCCGGGAACGCTGATCAAGGTGGATGTGGTGACGAAGAGCAAGTTAACCTGGTGCGAGGAGAACGTTTACCCGAGCGAGCCCATCTTCGTGCCGGCACCGGATCCGCTCTCGGAGGACGATGGTGTAGTGCTGGCGGCAATGGTGTGGGGCCGCGAGGAACAGAATCGGGCCGGTTTGCTGGTGCTCGATGCGAAGACCTTCACCGAGCTGGGACGGTGTGAGTTTGTAACGCCGGGACCGGTACCAAAGTGTCTGCACGGATGGTTCCAGCCGTCGGGCAAGTAG
- the LOC118513706 gene encoding carotenoid isomerooxygenase isoform X1, whose amino-acid sequence MDVTVEDFCEETNFPESPCPSPFDPAKLLNISFLQINGRFTPHSGPSSVCSTRSCSLATTPVPPDSTDPDQEADGEGTGKEAAGEQARKWSIPHLPTEASKFEISGRATPVFTWNPMPTSSNVIYALSDKNQQIVFSQLEQEAATETSVSEVSSAVDSEAELDEDEPLDEERVKAPKENTQPDMYPNCDVNVWLRSCEQEIVEPIEGKVQGTVPEWLNGSLLRNGPGSLKVGDMMFNHLFDSSALLHRFNIDSGKITYQCRFLKSDAYKKNTAARRIVVTEFGTSAVPDPCQTIFQKIAAVFNKPGVNNSDNAMISIYPFGDEFFAFTESPIIHRIDPETLDTEAKLNVSDYVGIVNHTSHPHVMSDGTVYNLGCSITKTGPAYTIICFPQGPGMFENARIVASVPARWKFHPGYMHTFGITENFFVIVEQPLSVSVPTMVVSQIRNRPMAAALKWFESQQTYIYLLDRDTGELRHTYHTEPFFYLHIINQYEREGHVVLDICCYKDPAMLNCMYVDTMRNMQNNPDYAKMFRGRPLRFVLPLHYGTKPKSKLHRGASTDPASSWADMWQNLSSFTTGDTLHTKDAGLVLQNLVQIEDSKATAYVMPNRTIFCKPELLCDLGCETPRIYYERHLGRPYRYFYAISSDVDASNPGTLIKVDVVTKSKLTWCEENVYPSEPIFVPAPDPLSEDDGVVLAAMVWGREEQNRAGLLVLDAKTFTELGRCEFVTPGPVPKCLHGWFQPSGK is encoded by the exons ATGGATGTTACGGTGGAAGACTTTTGCGAGGAAACCAACTTCCCCGAATCACCCTGCCCGAGCCCGTTCGATCCGGCCAAACTGTTGAACATAAGCTTTCTGCAGATTAACGGACGCTTCACACCACACTCGGGCCCATCGTCCGTGTGTTCGACGCGAAGCTGTAGTCTTGCGACCACACCCGTACCGCCAGACTCGACCGACCCGGACCAGGAAGCGGATGGAGAGGGCACGGGAAAGGAGGCAGCAGGCGAGCAGGCACGCAAGTGGTCGATACCGCATCTACCAACCGAAGCGTCCAAGTTTGAGATAAGTGGCCGTGCGACGCCCGTCTTCACGTGGAATCCGATGCCCACGTCCAGCAATGTGATCTACGCGCTGAGCGACAAGAACCAGCAGATCGTGTTCTCGCAG CTCGAGCAGGAGGCAGCCACCGAAACGAGCGTCTCGGAGGTGTCCAGTGCGGTCGATTCGGAGGCAGAGCTGGACGAGGACGAACCTCTGGACGAGGAGCGTGTGAAGGCACCGAAGGAAAACACCCAGCCGGACATGTACCCGAACTGTGATGTGAACGTGTGGTTGCGATCCTGCGAGCAGGAGATCGTTGAGCCGATTGAGGGTAAGGTGCAGGGTACGGTACCGGAATGGTTGAACGGGAGTCTGTTGCGGAACGGGCCCGGCAGCTTGAAGGTGGGCGACATGATGTTCAACCATCTGTTTGACAGCTCGGCACTGCTGCACAG GTTCAACATCGACAGTGGGAAGATCACGTACCAGTGCCGGTTCTTGAAGTCGGACGCGTACAAGAAGAACACCGCGGCAAGGCGTATCGTGGTGACTGAGTTTGGGACGAGCGCCGTGCCGGACCCGTGTCAAACCATCTTCCAAAA AATTGCGGCCGTCTTCAACAAACCCGGTGTGAACAATTCGGACAATGCGATGATCTCGATCTATCCGTTCGGGGATGAGTTTTTCGCGTTCACCGAAAGCCCGATCATCCACCGGATCGATCCGGAAACGCTCGATACCGAGGCGAAGCTGAACGTGTCCGACTATGTCGGGATCGTGAACCACACGTCCCATCCGCACGTCATGTCCGACGGTACGGTGTACAATCTCGGCTGCTCGATCACCAAAACGGGACCGGCGTACACGATCATCTGCTTCCCGCAAGGGCCGGGCATGTTTGAGAACGCGCGCATCGTTGCATCCGTACCGGCGCGCTGGAAGTTCCACCCGGGCTACATGCACACGTTCGGCATTACGGAAAACTTTTTCGTGATCGTCGAGCAACCGCTCAGCGTGTCCGTGCCGACGATGGTCGTGAGCCAGATACGGAACCGTCCGATGGCGGCCGCCCTCAAGTGGTTCGAAAGCCAGCAGACGTACATCTACCTGCTCGACCGCGATACGGGCGAGCTGCGCCACACGTACCACACGGAACCGTTCTTCTATCTGCACATCATCAACCAGTACGAGCGCGAGGGCCACGTCGTGCTGGACATCTGCTGCTACAAGGATCCGGCCATGCTGAACTGCATGTACGTCGACACGATGCGCAACATGCAGAACAATCCGGACTATGCGAAGATGTTCCGCGGGCGTCCGTTACGGTTTGTGCTGCCGCTGCACTACGGCACCAAGCCGAAGTCGAAGCTGCACAGAGGTGCGTCCACCGATCCTGCCTCATCGTGGGCGGATATGTGGCAGAATCTTAGCTCCTTCACCACGGGTGACACCCTTCACACGAAGGACGCCGGTTTGGTGCTTCAGAATCTGGTCCAGATTGAGGACTCGAAGGCAACGGCGTACGTGATGCCGAATCGTACCATCTTCTGCAAACCGGAACTGTTGTGTGATTTGGGTTGCGAAACACCGCGCATCTACTACGAGCGGCATCTCGGCCGCCCGTACCGGTACTTCTACGCGATCAGCTCCGATGTGGATGCGAGCAATCCGGGAACGCTGATCAAGGTGGATGTGGTGACGAAGAGCAAGTTAACCTGGTGCGAGGAGAACGTTTACCCGAGCGAGCCCATCTTCGTGCCGGCACCGGATCCGCTCTCGGAGGACGATGGTGTAGTGCTGGCGGCAATGGTGTGGGGCCGCGAGGAACAGAATCGGGCCGGTTTGCTGGTGCTCGATGCGAAGACCTTCACCGAGCTGGGACGGTGTGAGTTTGTAACGCCGGGACCGGTACCAAAGTGTCTGCACGGATGGTTCCAGCCGTCGGGCAAGTAG